From the Sphingomonas aliaeris genome, one window contains:
- a CDS encoding MlaD family protein: protein METRSNHVLVGAIVLILLAVLALFTVWIARLNGTSEKEYDIFFKQSVDGLNKGSIVSFSGVPLGQVKEIALWKRDPQFVRVRITVKDETPVLEGTTAGVQGSFTGTSTIQLDGAKKGAPPIECPTPDSAAACPYGVPVIPTKSIGFGALLSSAPQLLERLSTLTEKLTDMLSDRNQNSIAGILANTNRLTGALADRGPEIAATLAETRVAIQKAGAAAEQIGQLAGTTNTMLAEDVRPAAANLNKAVASAQKSMDSLNAAIGDARPGLQAFSKQTIPEVGQLVRDLRVMSSSLTSVAEKIDQGGAGALVGSPKLPDYKPKK, encoded by the coding sequence ATGGAAACCCGTTCGAACCATGTGCTGGTCGGTGCCATCGTGCTGATCCTGCTCGCCGTCCTCGCGCTATTCACGGTGTGGATCGCGCGCCTGAACGGGACGAGCGAAAAGGAATATGACATCTTCTTCAAGCAGTCCGTCGACGGTTTGAACAAGGGGTCAATCGTGTCCTTCTCCGGCGTGCCTTTGGGCCAGGTGAAGGAAATCGCGCTGTGGAAGCGCGATCCGCAGTTCGTGCGCGTGCGCATCACCGTGAAGGACGAGACCCCGGTTCTGGAGGGGACGACAGCGGGCGTGCAGGGCAGCTTCACCGGCACCAGCACGATCCAGCTGGACGGCGCCAAGAAGGGTGCACCGCCGATCGAATGTCCGACGCCCGACAGCGCGGCAGCCTGCCCTTACGGCGTTCCGGTGATTCCGACCAAGTCGATCGGCTTCGGGGCGCTGTTGAGCTCGGCGCCGCAATTGCTCGAGCGGCTGTCGACGCTGACCGAGAAACTGACCGACATGCTTTCCGACCGGAACCAGAATTCAATCGCCGGTATCCTGGCCAATACCAACCGCCTGACGGGCGCGTTGGCGGATCGTGGTCCTGAAATCGCAGCGACGCTGGCCGAGACGCGGGTCGCGATCCAGAAGGCGGGAGCCGCGGCCGAACAGATCGGGCAGCTGGCCGGGACGACCAACACGATGCTGGCCGAGGATGTCCGCCCGGCGGCGGCGAACCTGAACAAAGCAGTGGCGAGCGCGCAGAAGAGCATGGACTCGCTCAACGCGGCGATCGGCGATGCGCGGCCGGGCCTTCAGGCGTTCAGCAAGCAGACGATCCCGGAGGTCGGGCAATTGGTGCGCGACCTGCGCGTGATGTCGTCCTCGCTGACGTCGGTCGCCGAGAAGATCGATCAGGGCGGGGCAGGGGCGTTGGTCGGATCGCCCAAGCTGCCCGACTATAAGCCGAAGAAGTGA
- a CDS encoding ABC transporter permease has product MSQTATFSPEQDVLRFSGNLTLARIGDLAERLRAYDGKVSSVDLSDVDRMDTVGAWIVQRFASEHDATIEGLSDDGRHLLTQVQKADQPVAMRPEHVGGFSRVLGEIGDAVMITLQTMLGLLGFLGATAIAFGTLIRHPSRFRFNATVMRFEVVGVSALGIIGLMSFLIGIVIAQQGAVQLRQFGAEVFTINLVGRLTLRELGVLMTAIMVAGRSGSAFAAQLGTMKLTEEIDAMRTIGVSPMEALVVPRTLAVVMMMPLLAFYSSLIAIIGGGLLSWVSLDIPPVTFVQRIREVVPITDLFICLIKAPVFGAIIAIAGCFQGMMVESDSEQVGIRTTAAVVQAIFLVIVLDAFFAMFFTWVGWV; this is encoded by the coding sequence ATGAGCCAAACCGCGACCTTCAGCCCGGAACAGGATGTCCTCCGTTTCTCCGGAAACCTGACACTGGCGCGGATCGGCGATCTGGCCGAACGGTTGCGCGCCTATGATGGCAAGGTGTCGTCGGTCGACCTGTCGGACGTCGACCGCATGGATACGGTCGGCGCGTGGATCGTGCAGCGGTTCGCATCCGAACATGACGCTACGATCGAGGGGTTGAGCGACGACGGCCGCCATTTGCTGACGCAGGTCCAGAAGGCGGATCAGCCGGTTGCGATGCGTCCAGAACATGTCGGCGGATTCTCCCGCGTGCTCGGTGAGATCGGCGATGCGGTGATGATCACGTTGCAGACGATGCTCGGCCTGCTCGGTTTCCTTGGTGCAACGGCGATCGCCTTCGGTACGCTGATCCGGCATCCCAGCCGCTTCCGCTTCAACGCGACCGTCATGCGGTTCGAGGTCGTCGGCGTGTCCGCACTCGGCATCATCGGGTTGATGAGCTTCCTGATCGGCATCGTCATCGCGCAACAGGGCGCGGTGCAGTTGCGGCAGTTCGGCGCCGAGGTGTTCACGATCAACCTGGTCGGCCGCCTGACGCTGCGCGAACTCGGCGTGCTGATGACCGCGATCATGGTCGCGGGACGATCTGGTTCGGCCTTCGCCGCACAGCTCGGCACGATGAAGCTGACCGAGGAGATCGATGCGATGCGCACGATCGGCGTCTCGCCGATGGAGGCTTTGGTCGTCCCGCGCACGCTTGCGGTCGTCATGATGATGCCGCTGCTCGCATTCTATTCCTCGCTGATCGCGATCATCGGCGGCGGGCTGCTGTCCTGGGTGTCGCTCGACATTCCGCCGGTAACGTTCGTCCAGCGCATCCGCGAAGTCGTGCCGATAACCGACCTGTTCATCTGCCTGATCAAGGCACCGGTGTTCGGCGCGATCATCGCCATCGCCGGTTGTTTCCAGGGCATGATGGTCGAATCCGATTCCGAACAGGTCGGCATCCGCACGACGGCGGCGGTGGTTCAGGCGATCTTCCTGGTGATCGTTCTGGATGCGTTCTTCGCGATGTTCTTCACCTGGGTAGGGTGGGTGTAA
- a CDS encoding ABC-type transport auxiliary lipoprotein family protein → MTMTKFTVLLPIAGALALGGCISFGAKPPPVLLTLESAQSVPAGETRSSASAATITIAVPSVSQALATTRVPVQSSATSVAYVKDAQWVELPARLFARLAADTVAARTGRVVLSTAQSFSDPGARLSGELRNFGVDGSTSEAVVTFDAALIRTTGEVVEKRRFEARVPIAAIEANAASQGINQAANQVAGQVADWVGK, encoded by the coding sequence ATGACCATGACCAAATTCACCGTCCTGCTCCCGATTGCCGGCGCTCTCGCGCTCGGCGGCTGCATCAGCTTCGGCGCGAAGCCCCCACCCGTGCTGCTGACGCTGGAATCGGCGCAGAGCGTACCTGCGGGCGAGACGCGCAGTTCGGCCAGTGCCGCGACGATCACGATCGCCGTTCCGTCCGTATCGCAGGCGCTTGCGACGACGCGCGTGCCGGTACAGTCGAGCGCGACGTCGGTCGCATACGTTAAGGATGCGCAGTGGGTCGAACTGCCGGCGCGGTTGTTCGCCCGGCTTGCCGCCGATACGGTCGCTGCCCGGACGGGCCGTGTCGTCCTGAGTACCGCGCAGTCCTTCTCCGATCCCGGTGCGCGTCTGTCGGGCGAATTGCGCAATTTCGGCGTCGATGGATCGACCAGCGAAGCGGTGGTGACGTTCGACGCGGCACTGATCCGGACGACCGGCGAAGTGGTTGAGAAGCGCCGCTTCGAAGCCCGCGTGCCGATCGCCGCGATCGAGGCGAATGCCGCATCGCAGGGGATCAACCAGGCGGCGAACCAGGTGGCGGGCCAAGTGGCGGACTGGGTCGGGAAGTAA
- a CDS encoding ABC transporter ATP-binding protein — protein sequence MPQQDESIISVKGLKNGFGEQLVHDGLDLEVRRGEIMGVVGGSGTGKSVLMRSIIGLQTPLAGDIRVFDEEMIDRGDTEAIDVRKRWGVLFQGGALFSTLTVAENVQVPLREFYPDLDPALRDEIAAYKVVMSGLPADAGPKFPSELSGGMKKRAGLARALAMDPELLFLDEPTAGLDPIGAAAFDELTKSLQKTLGLTVFLITHDLDTLYAICDRIAVLADKKVIGVGTIPELLALDHPWIQEYFNGPRGRAATASVERAADLREGTTDTGPDTRQSTIGTEG from the coding sequence ATGCCGCAGCAGGACGAATCGATCATCTCCGTCAAGGGGCTGAAGAATGGCTTCGGCGAACAGCTCGTTCATGACGGGTTGGACCTGGAGGTGCGTCGCGGCGAGATCATGGGCGTGGTCGGCGGGTCGGGTACGGGCAAGTCCGTGCTGATGCGATCGATCATCGGACTCCAGACGCCTCTGGCGGGCGACATCAGGGTGTTCGACGAGGAAATGATCGACCGTGGCGACACGGAAGCGATCGACGTACGTAAACGCTGGGGCGTGCTGTTCCAGGGCGGTGCATTGTTCTCCACGCTGACGGTGGCGGAAAACGTGCAGGTGCCGTTGCGCGAATTCTATCCCGATCTCGATCCTGCGCTCCGCGACGAGATCGCTGCGTACAAGGTCGTCATGTCGGGCCTTCCTGCCGATGCCGGTCCTAAATTCCCGTCCGAACTGTCGGGCGGCATGAAGAAGCGCGCCGGGCTGGCGCGCGCGCTGGCGATGGACCCGGAACTGTTGTTCCTGGACGAGCCGACCGCCGGGCTGGACCCGATCGGCGCGGCGGCGTTCGACGAACTGACCAAGTCGCTGCAGAAGACATTGGGCCTCACGGTGTTCCTGATCACCCACGATTTGGACACATTATACGCCATTTGTGATCGTATCGCGGTGCTGGCGGACAAGAAGGTGATCGGCGTGGGGACGATTCCGGAACTTCTCGCGTTGGATCATCCATGGATCCAGGAATATTTCAACGGGCCGCGCGGGCGCGCCGCGACCGCATCGGTCGAACGCGCGGCGGACCTGCGCGAAGGTACGACGGATACCGGGCCAGATACCCGGCAGAGCACGATAGGGACTGAAGGCTGA